The Primulina tabacum isolate GXHZ01 chromosome 16, ASM2559414v2, whole genome shotgun sequence genome window below encodes:
- the LOC142529852 gene encoding serine carboxypeptidase-like, protein MNYHVGEASGYKMDKESRIVEKKIKFPFVLKTGEPVSDLGHHAGYYKIQHSKDARMFYFFFESRSSSEASSKKERSSGKDPVVIWLTGGPGCASELALFYENGPFHITSNLSLTWNDFGWDKVSNIIYVDQPTGTGFSYSSDGADTRHNEEGVANDLYDFLQEFFKGHPQFAGSDFYITGESFAGHYIPALASRITEGNKNKEGIPINLKGMAIGNGLTNPEIQYQAYADFALDMKLLTQDQYNRLKPAVLKCVEEAKLCGPDGGIKCEEAYGDCNYNLLNRILAMNKGINVYDIRKKCEGGLCYDYSNMEKFLSLKSVKTALGVGDVEFVSCSSEVYEGMLQDWMRNLEVGIPALLEEGIKLLVYVEEYDLICNWLGNSKWLDAMTWSGAKKYLGASMIPFSVDGVEAGLQRGYGPLTFLKVHNAGHLVPMDQPKNSLEMLTRWMQGKSPLGQAGLL, encoded by the exons ATGAATTATCATGTTGGGGAAGCTTCAGGGTATAAAATGGATAAGGAATCAAGAATTgtcgaaaagaaaatcaagtttcCTTTTGTTTTGAAAACAGGGGAACCTGTATCTGACTTGGGTCATCATGCTGGTTATTATAAGATACAGCATTCCAAAGATGCAAG GATGTTCTACTTTTTCTTTGAATCAAGAAGTAGCAGCGAGGCTTCatcaaaaaaagaaagaagTAGCGGCAAGGATCCTGTAGTTATATGGCTAACTGGAGGACCAGGGTGCGCCAGTGAACTAGCTTTGTTTTATGAAAACGGCCCCTTTCACATAACAAGCAACCTCTCCTTGACGTGGAATGATTTTGGATGGGACAAG gtatcaaatattatatatgtcgACCAACCAACTGGGACCGGTTTTAGCTACAGCTCTGATGGTGCTGACACTAGACACAATGAGGAGGGTGTTGCCAATGATCTATATGACTTCTTGCAG GAGTTTTTCAAGGGGCATCCTCAGTTTGCAGGGAGCGATTTCTACATAACTGGAGAATCTTTTGCCGGGCACTATATTCCTGCATTGGCTTCTCGAATAACTGAAGGAAACAAAAACAAAGAAGGCATTCCTATTAATCTAAAG GGAATGGCCATAGGAAATGGATTAACTAACCCAGAAATCCAATATCAGGCATACGCTGATTTTGCTTTAGACATGAAACTACTTACGCAAGATCAGTACAATAGGTTGAAACCAGCAGTTTTGAAATGTGTAGAGGAAGCCAAACTTTGTG GTCCCGATGGTGGAATTAAATGTGAGGAAGCATATGGAGATTGCAATTATAACCTCTTAAACCGCATTTTGGCAATGAATAAGGGTATAAAT GTCTATGATATAAGAAAGAAATGTGAGGGTGGCCTGTGCTACGACTACTCTAACATGGAGAAATTTCTGAGTCTGAAATCCGTCAAAACCGCTCTTGGTGTTGGTGACGTAGAGTTCGTGTCATGCAGCTCCGAGGTGTACGAGGGTATGCTCCAAGACTGGATGAGAAATCTCGAAGTAGGAATACCTGCACTTCTGGAAGAAGGGATCAAGTTACTCGTGTATGTTGAGGAATATGATCTAATATGCAATTGGCTTG GGAATTCGAAATGGCTTGATGCCATGACATGGTCGGGAGCGAAGAAATACTTGGGAGCATCCATGATTCCATTTTCAGTAGATGGCGTAGAAGCTGGATTGCAGAGAGGATATGGACCACTTACTTTTTTGAAAGTGCACAATGCCGGTCATCTGGTTCCCATGGATCAGCCCAAAAATTCTTTAGAAATGCTAACAAGGTGGATGCAAGGCAAAAGCCCCTTGGGTCAGGCGGGCCTTTTGTGA
- the LOC142529853 gene encoding uncharacterized protein LOC142529853, translating to MNSDEPKTRKRPMVKNDAPTTIMCTVVAIDHTDLCYRVCSACEKTLPDSSAACRYCSFSNSFNPFTSGSKRLFRVLMSIATDSKVFVVIMFDRAARPLFGCSADEFFDFAKTHPYAAMTAGRVLEGEMLTVTLSNPNSGNAQHQRVVSVVPLRTGFQPAIETMRESYHKMMKMEV from the exons ATGAATTCTGATGAACCCAAAACGAGGAAAAGGCCGATGGTGAAAAATGACGCACCAACAACGATAATGTGTACTGTGGTGGCGATTGACCACACCGATTTGTGTTACCGAGTGTGCTCAGCCTGTGAAAAGACTCTCCCCGATAGCTCCGCTGCTTGCAGATACTGCAGTTTTAGCAACAGTTTCAACCCATTTACATCGGGTTCCAAGCGCCTCTTTCGTGTTCTT ATGTCTATTGCTACGGATTCGAAGGTTTTTGTGGTGATAATGTTTGACAGGGCTGCAAGACCGTTGTTTGGTTGCTCGGCAGACGAATTCTTTGACTTTGCCAAGACTCATCCTTATGCTG CAATGACAGCCGGCAGGGTTCTGGAGGGAGAGATGCTAACTGTAACACTATCAAACCCAAACAGTGGAAATGCCCAGCATCAGCGAGTGGTGTCAGTTGTGCCCTTAAGGACTGGTTTTCAACCAGCTATTGAGACTATGAGGGAATCGTACCAT AAGATGATGAAAATGGAAGTGTAG